Proteins encoded within one genomic window of Camelina sativa cultivar DH55 chromosome 19, Cs, whole genome shotgun sequence:
- the LOC104764316 gene encoding SAC3 family protein B isoform X1 — translation MAFRPFGKDLGPSVSSKPSPFMSFGASSPTLTTSDSSVQPPASQNHSAFAGQSFGPGGIQSGPRAPPPSASQNPPPSLGQPYRPGAVQSSLPSNRTPSPLAFQNPSSSSGQPYQSGGIHRSPEPSNGIAWGSEAFPRPSPSVRPYQFPGVQRPTLNPQLGHDGSRNFLKDHGEHSQATFPASTSHILSRIGTDAVEIGRSQDSKRKSRSDFLPDQNLGSSRRNQPPVSGFENGNLADDFQPPSSQPWMYAFLLRSPSSVENNPMRSRSNPNRLINQDQTPNSSFPYAHEAAEIQEATRRNSSAISSSDKPLGDDSIFSQHDSRRISTSPPTSGSKTYRLSRSSDSQFPGQPSPVNSFNNAGKTSSSPATKRTRSPPLYSAEEDIQRNSFPSQDCTEGEEQARAKRLARFKGELEPIADRSVDTQLTKSFVNKTTKPLDNNQTFNSLESSRDTVKGDSLSNYESSEQPSLIIGLCPDMCPESERGERERKGDLDHYERVDGDRNQTSKSLAVKKYTRTAEREAVLIRPMPILQSTMEYLLSLLDRPYNENFLGMYNFLWDRMRAIRMDLRMQHIFNREAITLLEQMIRLHIIAMHELCEYTKGEGFSEGFDAHLNIEQMNKTSVELFQMYDDHRKKGIIIPTEKEFRGYYALLKLDKHPGYKVEPSELSLDLANMTPEIRQTSEVLFARRVARACRTGNFIAFFRLARKASYLQACLMHAHFSKLRTQALASLHSGLQQNQGLPVSDTSKWIGMEEEDIEALLEYHGFSIKVFEEPYMVKDDLFLHVDKEYKTKCSKLVHMKKSRTIVEDVSAPSIEEDVSTPSPLPSLLTEAFKGHQPCITPHKQEMPPARSLKKQTPMRLVDKEMTDFKTTLLPEEDKPAGTFVINPVGPSVINPVEHQQKQNDITSAGGFHSPVKIYSPFGSTGFPQTKSWNLEKQPNDHSIGMSPGEIKFPIAGDVHTNLVPGPALQQSPKSMPMEIVPVTTIAESSTSVGKEYTLEEPVPEAAIISTLEKNFHDIEQEDEDENGVIVNQYDEEVAKAKLKLIIRLWKRWASRKSELREHRQLAAAAALNSLSLGTPIRFSKTDQSRACGEFDIDQAMRRRFEEHEKSWSRLNISDVIADILVGRNPESKCICWKVILCTQTKSVNTASSASQVTHSAASRWLSSKLMPHAEHSLNDENLLFSAPSVSVWNKWVANRSDSDFTCCLSVARDVEADNDICETTRGASAVLFLASGGLPLNLQREQLNRILESVPCGSVLPLLVVISSCNGERMEPDTGIVSGLGLNDINKSKIASFSIVSIANKSQKGQEVHFFNDSRLRDGIKWLASNSPLQPNLHHVKPRELVLTHFSFSLELLKQMPDQEVGPNICISAFNDALETSQRNITSAAEANPIGWPCPETMLLEGNRKERLMVQRYLPNLDWSSAENIEPLNSVLENCKLPYFKDDLTWLTLGCASRTEIENHTQRLEGCLVEYLTQRSNLMGVSLATKETGVMLERNTRLELHNSSRYHIIPRWIGIFQRIFNWWIMGLSDSSSSSAYVLKSDLTMSTSSYADKFLSEDASYQSSPPNIPLLHEMIQISCSPFKSSPPYDHKGQRVVESVQTETLIDDDRDIDESMLEKSREACGRIDMMITEDDELADETERSWRSKGKEAAEKKTIKERESERLDELLKKCNLVQDSIAEKLCIYF, via the exons ATGGCGTTTAGGCCTTTCGGGAAGGACTTAGGGCCGTCGGTGAGCTCTAAGCCATCGCCGTTTATGTCGTTCGGTGCTTCTTCTCCTACTCTTACCACTAG TGATTCTTCAGTTCAACCACCGGCGTCTCAAAACCATTCAGCCTTTGCAGGACAATCTTTTGGACCAGGTGGAATTCAAAG TGGTCCTCGAGCACCACCTCCTTCGGCTTCTCAAAACCCTCCACCCTCCTTAGGGCAACCTTACCGACCAGGTGCGGTTCAAAG TAGTCTTCCAAGTAATCGAACACCATCTCCGTTGGCTTTTCAAAATCCCTCATCCTCCTCAGGTCAACCTTACCAATCTGGTGGAATTCACAG GAGCCCGGAACCTTCCAATGGAATAGCATGGGGTTCAGAAGCTTTTCCACGTCCAAGCCCCTCTGTGAGACCTTACCAATTTCCTGGAGTTCAGAG GCCTACTTTAAATCCTCAATTGGGGCACGATGGATCAAGGAATTTCTTGAAAGATCATGGTGAACATAGTCAGGCCACGTTTCCAGCTAGTACATCTCACATTCTTTCCAGAATTGGAACTGATGCTGTTGAGATTGGTCGATCACaagattcaaaaagaaaaag tcgGTCAGATTTTCTTCCTGATCAGAATTTGGGATCTTCTCGAAGAAATCAACCGCCAGTATCAGGTTTTGAGAATGGCAACTTGGCAGATGATTTTCAGCCGCCATCTAGCCAACCTTGGATGTATGCTTTTTTATT GCGCTCTCCGTCGTCTGTGGAGAATAATCCAATGAGGTCAAGGAGCAATCCCAATCGGTTGATTAATCAAGACCAAACCCCAAACTCTTCATTTCCCTATGCACATGAAGCAGCAGAAATTCAGGAAGCTACAAGAAGAAATTCTTCGGCTATATCATCTTCTGATAAACCTCTGGGAGACGATTCCATATTTTCTCAGCATGATTCTCGAAG GATTTCAACATCTCCTCCTACGTCAGGATCGAAGACATATAGGCTTTCAAGAAGTTCAGATTCTCAATTTCCTGGGCAGCCCTCCCCTGTAAATAGTTTCAATAACGCGGGTAAGACAAGCAGTTCACCTGCTACAAAAAGGACGAGATCTCCACCTTTATATTCAGCTGAAGAGGATATCCAGCGAAACTCTTTCCCTTCTCAAGACTGTACGGAAGG AGAAGAGCAGGCCAGGGCAAAGAGACTTGCTCGCTTCAAGGGTGAACTGGAGCCAATTGCAGACCGATCTGTTGATACTCAACTTACTAAGtcatttgtaaataaaactaCCAAACCTCTGGACAACAATCAAACGTTCAATTCATTGGAATCAAGTAGGGATACCGTGAAGGGAGATTCCTTGTCTAATTATGAAAGCTCGGAGCAACCCTCTCTTATCATTGGTTTATGCCCTGACATGTGTCCTG AGTCGGAACGGGGGGAGCGTGAAAGGAAGGGCGACTTGGACCATTATGAGCGTGTGGATGGAGATAGGAACCAGACGAGCAAATCCCTTGCTGTGAAGAAA TATACCAGGACGGCGGAGCGAGAAGCAGTTTTGATACGACCAATGCCAATCCTGCAGAGTACAATGGAATATTTGCTGAGTTTGCTAGATCGACCTTACAATGAAAACTTTCTAGGCATGTACAATTTCTTATGGGATAGGATGAGAGCTATTCGTATGGATCTCAGAATGCAACATATTTTCAACCGAGAAGCTATTACTTTACTGGAGCAaatg ATAAGACTTCACATCATTGCAATGCATGAGCTATGTGAATATACGAAAGGAGAGGGCTTTTCAGAGGGGTTTGATGCCCACTTAAATATTGAGCAGATGAACAAGACATCTGTGGAGTTGTTTCAAATGTATGATGATCACAGGAAGAAAGGTATAATTATTCCTACAGAGAAAGAGTTTCGTGGCTATTATGCTCTTCTCAAACTCGACAAGCATCCTGGATATAAG GTTGAACCTTCAGAGCTTTCTCTTGATCTTGCCAATATGACTCCAGAAATAAGGCAAACTTCGGAAGTTCTCTTTGCCCGCAGGGTAGCCAG AGCTTGCAGAACTGGCAATTTTATCGCCTTCTTTCGCCTTGCACGGAAAGCAAGCTATCTTCAAGCATGTTTAATGCATGCTCATTTTTCAAAG TTAAGAACTCAAGCACTCGCTTCTCTTCACTCGGGTCTTCAACAGAATCAGGGTCTCCCAGTTTCAGATACGTCAAAGTGGATAGGGATGGAG GAAGAAGACATAGAAGCCCTGTTGGAGTACCATGGCTTTTCAATAAAAGTGTTTGAAGAGCCATATATGGTAAAGGATGATCTGTTTCTCCATGTTGATAAggaatacaaaacaaaatgctCAAAACTTGTTCACATGAAAAAGTCAAGAACCATAGTGGAAGATGTTTCTGCTCCATCAATAGAGGAAGATGTTTCTACTCCCTCTCCATTGCCCTCCTTGCTCACAGAAGCATTTAAAGGACATCAACCATGTATTACCCCCCATAAACAGGAAATGCCGCCTGCTCGAAGTCTTAAGAAACAAACACCCATGCGTCTAGTTGATAAAGAAATGACTGACTTCAAGACAACCCTCCTACCAGAGGAGGACAAGCCAGCGGGGACATTTGTTATAAATCCAGTGGGGCCATCTGTTATAAATCCAGTGGAGcatcaacagaaacaaaatgacATTACATCAGCTGGTGGATTTCATTCTCCCGTGAAGATATATTCTCCTTTTGGTTCCACTGGATTTCCTCAAACTAAATCCTGGAATTTGGAAAAACAACCTAATGACCATAGTATTGGTATGTCTCCTGGGGAAATTAAATTTCCAATTGCAGGGGATGTACATACGAATCTTGTGCCTGGACCAGCTTTGCAACAAAGTCCGAAGTCTATGCCAATGGAGATTGTGCCTGTAACTACAATTGCAGAGTCTTCGACAAGTGTGGGAAAAGAATATACTTTGGAAGAACCAGTACCTGAAGCTGCAATTATCAGTACCTTGGAAAAGAACTTCCATGACATTGAACAGGAAGACGAGGATGAGAATGGGGTCATCGTAAATCAGTATGATGAGGAAGTGGCGAAGGCAAAACTCAAGTTGATCATAAG ATTATGGAAGCGGTGGGCGTCACGAAAAAGTGAATTGCGGGAGCATCGACAGTTAGCAGCAGCTGCTGCACTGAATTCACTATCCCTGGGTACTCCTATCCGATTTAGCAAAACTGAT CAATCAAGGGCGTGTGGTGAGTTTGACATTGATCAAGCCATGAGGAGAAGATTTGAAGAACATGAAAAATCATGGTCAAGGCTGAATATTTCAGATGTGATAGCTGATATACTAGTTGGAAGGAATCCAGAATCAAAATGCATATGCTGGAAGGTCATCTTATGTACTCAGACTAAATCAGTAAACACAGCATCTTCTGCAAGTCAGGTTACGCATTCAGCAGCCAGTCGATGGTTATCGTCAAAGCTTATGCCTCATGCAGAACATAGTCTCAACGATGAGAATCTGCTATTTTCAGCTCCTAGTGTGTCGGTATGGAACAAATGGGTTGCAAATAGGTCTGATTCAGATTTCACATGCTGTCTCTCAGTAGCTAGGGATGTGGAGGCTGATAATGATATATGTGAAACAACACGTGGTGCAAGTGCAGTCCTTTTCCTTGCATCTGGAGGCCTCCCTTTGAATCTCCAGAGAGAACAGCTTAACCGCATTCTTGAATCTGTACCCTGTGGTTCAGTTCTTCCCCTGCTTGTAGTGATCAGCTCATGCAATGGGGAACGCATGGAGCCTGATACTGGTATCGTCTCGGGGCTTGGTCTCAATGATATTAACAAATCAAAGATTGCAAGCttttccatagtttctattgCTAATAAGTCCCAAAAAGGACAGGAAGTTCATTTTTTCAACGATTCACGGCTAAGAGATGGGATTAAATGGCTGGCGAGCAATTCACCGCTGCAACCGAATCTTCATCATGTTAAACCTCGCGAACTGGTTCTGACCCATTTCAGTTTTTCCCTGGAGTTGCTTAAGCAGATGCCAGATCAGGAAGTTGGTCCTAACATCTGCATATCAGCCTTCAACGACGCATTGGAAACATCCCAAAGAAACATCACTTCTGCTGCTGAAGCAAATCCTATCGGTTGGCCTTGCCCCGAGACAATGTTACTCGAGGGTAATAGAAAAGAACGTCTAATGGTGCAGCGGTATCTCCCCAACCTGGACTGGAGCAGTGCAGAGAACATCGAACCACTTAATTCCGTGCTAGAGAATTGTAAGCTCCCATATTTTAAAGATGATTTGACATGGTTAACCTTAGGATGTGCTTCTCGTACTGAGATAGAGAACCATACGCAACGACTCGAGGGATGCTTAGTTGAGTACTTAACACAGAGAAGCAATCTTATGGGAGTCTCATTAGCTACCAAAGAAACAGGAGTGATGCTCGAAAGAAACACTAGACTCGAACTCCATAACTCAAGCCGCTACCATATCATCCCGAGATGGATTGGTATCTTCCAGAGGATCTTCAACTGGTGGATAATGGGTTTGTCTGATTCATCGTCTTCCTCAGCTTACGTACTGAAGTCTGATCTCACCATGTCAACTTCAAGCTACGCAGATAAATTCTTGTCTGAAGATGCATCATACCAATCTTCTCCTCCAAATATTCCATTGCTTCATGaaatgattcaaatcagttgcAGCCCCTTCAAGTCGTCTCCTCCATATGATCACAAAGGCCAGAGAGTTGTCGAATCGGTTCAGACAGAAACTCTTATTGATGATGATAGAGACATAGACGAGTCGATGTTGGAGAAGAGCAGAGAAGCTTGTGGAAGGATTGATATGATGATAACTGAGGATGATGAGTTAGCTGATGAAACCGAGAGATCATGGAGAAGTAAAGGTAAAGAAGCGGCTGAGAAGAAGACgataaaggagagagagagtgagagactaGATGAATTGTTGAAGAAATGTAACTTAGTACAGGATAGCATAGCCGAGAAGCTCTGTAtttacttttga
- the LOC104764316 gene encoding SAC3 family protein B isoform X2, translating into MAFRPFGKDLGPSVSSKPSPFMSFGASSPTLTTSDSSVQPPASQNHSAFAGQSFGPGGIQSGPRAPPPSASQNPPPSLGQPYRPGAVQSLPSNRTPSPLAFQNPSSSSGQPYQSGGIHRSPEPSNGIAWGSEAFPRPSPSVRPYQFPGVQRPTLNPQLGHDGSRNFLKDHGEHSQATFPASTSHILSRIGTDAVEIGRSQDSKRKSRSDFLPDQNLGSSRRNQPPVSGFENGNLADDFQPPSSQPWMYAFLLRSPSSVENNPMRSRSNPNRLINQDQTPNSSFPYAHEAAEIQEATRRNSSAISSSDKPLGDDSIFSQHDSRRISTSPPTSGSKTYRLSRSSDSQFPGQPSPVNSFNNAGKTSSSPATKRTRSPPLYSAEEDIQRNSFPSQDCTEGEEQARAKRLARFKGELEPIADRSVDTQLTKSFVNKTTKPLDNNQTFNSLESSRDTVKGDSLSNYESSEQPSLIIGLCPDMCPESERGERERKGDLDHYERVDGDRNQTSKSLAVKKYTRTAEREAVLIRPMPILQSTMEYLLSLLDRPYNENFLGMYNFLWDRMRAIRMDLRMQHIFNREAITLLEQMIRLHIIAMHELCEYTKGEGFSEGFDAHLNIEQMNKTSVELFQMYDDHRKKGIIIPTEKEFRGYYALLKLDKHPGYKVEPSELSLDLANMTPEIRQTSEVLFARRVARACRTGNFIAFFRLARKASYLQACLMHAHFSKLRTQALASLHSGLQQNQGLPVSDTSKWIGMEEEDIEALLEYHGFSIKVFEEPYMVKDDLFLHVDKEYKTKCSKLVHMKKSRTIVEDVSAPSIEEDVSTPSPLPSLLTEAFKGHQPCITPHKQEMPPARSLKKQTPMRLVDKEMTDFKTTLLPEEDKPAGTFVINPVGPSVINPVEHQQKQNDITSAGGFHSPVKIYSPFGSTGFPQTKSWNLEKQPNDHSIGMSPGEIKFPIAGDVHTNLVPGPALQQSPKSMPMEIVPVTTIAESSTSVGKEYTLEEPVPEAAIISTLEKNFHDIEQEDEDENGVIVNQYDEEVAKAKLKLIIRLWKRWASRKSELREHRQLAAAAALNSLSLGTPIRFSKTDQSRACGEFDIDQAMRRRFEEHEKSWSRLNISDVIADILVGRNPESKCICWKVILCTQTKSVNTASSASQVTHSAASRWLSSKLMPHAEHSLNDENLLFSAPSVSVWNKWVANRSDSDFTCCLSVARDVEADNDICETTRGASAVLFLASGGLPLNLQREQLNRILESVPCGSVLPLLVVISSCNGERMEPDTGIVSGLGLNDINKSKIASFSIVSIANKSQKGQEVHFFNDSRLRDGIKWLASNSPLQPNLHHVKPRELVLTHFSFSLELLKQMPDQEVGPNICISAFNDALETSQRNITSAAEANPIGWPCPETMLLEGNRKERLMVQRYLPNLDWSSAENIEPLNSVLENCKLPYFKDDLTWLTLGCASRTEIENHTQRLEGCLVEYLTQRSNLMGVSLATKETGVMLERNTRLELHNSSRYHIIPRWIGIFQRIFNWWIMGLSDSSSSSAYVLKSDLTMSTSSYADKFLSEDASYQSSPPNIPLLHEMIQISCSPFKSSPPYDHKGQRVVESVQTETLIDDDRDIDESMLEKSREACGRIDMMITEDDELADETERSWRSKGKEAAEKKTIKERESERLDELLKKCNLVQDSIAEKLCIYF; encoded by the exons ATGGCGTTTAGGCCTTTCGGGAAGGACTTAGGGCCGTCGGTGAGCTCTAAGCCATCGCCGTTTATGTCGTTCGGTGCTTCTTCTCCTACTCTTACCACTAG TGATTCTTCAGTTCAACCACCGGCGTCTCAAAACCATTCAGCCTTTGCAGGACAATCTTTTGGACCAGGTGGAATTCAAAG TGGTCCTCGAGCACCACCTCCTTCGGCTTCTCAAAACCCTCCACCCTCCTTAGGGCAACCTTACCGACCAGGTGCGGTTCAAAG TCTTCCAAGTAATCGAACACCATCTCCGTTGGCTTTTCAAAATCCCTCATCCTCCTCAGGTCAACCTTACCAATCTGGTGGAATTCACAG GAGCCCGGAACCTTCCAATGGAATAGCATGGGGTTCAGAAGCTTTTCCACGTCCAAGCCCCTCTGTGAGACCTTACCAATTTCCTGGAGTTCAGAG GCCTACTTTAAATCCTCAATTGGGGCACGATGGATCAAGGAATTTCTTGAAAGATCATGGTGAACATAGTCAGGCCACGTTTCCAGCTAGTACATCTCACATTCTTTCCAGAATTGGAACTGATGCTGTTGAGATTGGTCGATCACaagattcaaaaagaaaaag tcgGTCAGATTTTCTTCCTGATCAGAATTTGGGATCTTCTCGAAGAAATCAACCGCCAGTATCAGGTTTTGAGAATGGCAACTTGGCAGATGATTTTCAGCCGCCATCTAGCCAACCTTGGATGTATGCTTTTTTATT GCGCTCTCCGTCGTCTGTGGAGAATAATCCAATGAGGTCAAGGAGCAATCCCAATCGGTTGATTAATCAAGACCAAACCCCAAACTCTTCATTTCCCTATGCACATGAAGCAGCAGAAATTCAGGAAGCTACAAGAAGAAATTCTTCGGCTATATCATCTTCTGATAAACCTCTGGGAGACGATTCCATATTTTCTCAGCATGATTCTCGAAG GATTTCAACATCTCCTCCTACGTCAGGATCGAAGACATATAGGCTTTCAAGAAGTTCAGATTCTCAATTTCCTGGGCAGCCCTCCCCTGTAAATAGTTTCAATAACGCGGGTAAGACAAGCAGTTCACCTGCTACAAAAAGGACGAGATCTCCACCTTTATATTCAGCTGAAGAGGATATCCAGCGAAACTCTTTCCCTTCTCAAGACTGTACGGAAGG AGAAGAGCAGGCCAGGGCAAAGAGACTTGCTCGCTTCAAGGGTGAACTGGAGCCAATTGCAGACCGATCTGTTGATACTCAACTTACTAAGtcatttgtaaataaaactaCCAAACCTCTGGACAACAATCAAACGTTCAATTCATTGGAATCAAGTAGGGATACCGTGAAGGGAGATTCCTTGTCTAATTATGAAAGCTCGGAGCAACCCTCTCTTATCATTGGTTTATGCCCTGACATGTGTCCTG AGTCGGAACGGGGGGAGCGTGAAAGGAAGGGCGACTTGGACCATTATGAGCGTGTGGATGGAGATAGGAACCAGACGAGCAAATCCCTTGCTGTGAAGAAA TATACCAGGACGGCGGAGCGAGAAGCAGTTTTGATACGACCAATGCCAATCCTGCAGAGTACAATGGAATATTTGCTGAGTTTGCTAGATCGACCTTACAATGAAAACTTTCTAGGCATGTACAATTTCTTATGGGATAGGATGAGAGCTATTCGTATGGATCTCAGAATGCAACATATTTTCAACCGAGAAGCTATTACTTTACTGGAGCAaatg ATAAGACTTCACATCATTGCAATGCATGAGCTATGTGAATATACGAAAGGAGAGGGCTTTTCAGAGGGGTTTGATGCCCACTTAAATATTGAGCAGATGAACAAGACATCTGTGGAGTTGTTTCAAATGTATGATGATCACAGGAAGAAAGGTATAATTATTCCTACAGAGAAAGAGTTTCGTGGCTATTATGCTCTTCTCAAACTCGACAAGCATCCTGGATATAAG GTTGAACCTTCAGAGCTTTCTCTTGATCTTGCCAATATGACTCCAGAAATAAGGCAAACTTCGGAAGTTCTCTTTGCCCGCAGGGTAGCCAG AGCTTGCAGAACTGGCAATTTTATCGCCTTCTTTCGCCTTGCACGGAAAGCAAGCTATCTTCAAGCATGTTTAATGCATGCTCATTTTTCAAAG TTAAGAACTCAAGCACTCGCTTCTCTTCACTCGGGTCTTCAACAGAATCAGGGTCTCCCAGTTTCAGATACGTCAAAGTGGATAGGGATGGAG GAAGAAGACATAGAAGCCCTGTTGGAGTACCATGGCTTTTCAATAAAAGTGTTTGAAGAGCCATATATGGTAAAGGATGATCTGTTTCTCCATGTTGATAAggaatacaaaacaaaatgctCAAAACTTGTTCACATGAAAAAGTCAAGAACCATAGTGGAAGATGTTTCTGCTCCATCAATAGAGGAAGATGTTTCTACTCCCTCTCCATTGCCCTCCTTGCTCACAGAAGCATTTAAAGGACATCAACCATGTATTACCCCCCATAAACAGGAAATGCCGCCTGCTCGAAGTCTTAAGAAACAAACACCCATGCGTCTAGTTGATAAAGAAATGACTGACTTCAAGACAACCCTCCTACCAGAGGAGGACAAGCCAGCGGGGACATTTGTTATAAATCCAGTGGGGCCATCTGTTATAAATCCAGTGGAGcatcaacagaaacaaaatgacATTACATCAGCTGGTGGATTTCATTCTCCCGTGAAGATATATTCTCCTTTTGGTTCCACTGGATTTCCTCAAACTAAATCCTGGAATTTGGAAAAACAACCTAATGACCATAGTATTGGTATGTCTCCTGGGGAAATTAAATTTCCAATTGCAGGGGATGTACATACGAATCTTGTGCCTGGACCAGCTTTGCAACAAAGTCCGAAGTCTATGCCAATGGAGATTGTGCCTGTAACTACAATTGCAGAGTCTTCGACAAGTGTGGGAAAAGAATATACTTTGGAAGAACCAGTACCTGAAGCTGCAATTATCAGTACCTTGGAAAAGAACTTCCATGACATTGAACAGGAAGACGAGGATGAGAATGGGGTCATCGTAAATCAGTATGATGAGGAAGTGGCGAAGGCAAAACTCAAGTTGATCATAAG ATTATGGAAGCGGTGGGCGTCACGAAAAAGTGAATTGCGGGAGCATCGACAGTTAGCAGCAGCTGCTGCACTGAATTCACTATCCCTGGGTACTCCTATCCGATTTAGCAAAACTGAT CAATCAAGGGCGTGTGGTGAGTTTGACATTGATCAAGCCATGAGGAGAAGATTTGAAGAACATGAAAAATCATGGTCAAGGCTGAATATTTCAGATGTGATAGCTGATATACTAGTTGGAAGGAATCCAGAATCAAAATGCATATGCTGGAAGGTCATCTTATGTACTCAGACTAAATCAGTAAACACAGCATCTTCTGCAAGTCAGGTTACGCATTCAGCAGCCAGTCGATGGTTATCGTCAAAGCTTATGCCTCATGCAGAACATAGTCTCAACGATGAGAATCTGCTATTTTCAGCTCCTAGTGTGTCGGTATGGAACAAATGGGTTGCAAATAGGTCTGATTCAGATTTCACATGCTGTCTCTCAGTAGCTAGGGATGTGGAGGCTGATAATGATATATGTGAAACAACACGTGGTGCAAGTGCAGTCCTTTTCCTTGCATCTGGAGGCCTCCCTTTGAATCTCCAGAGAGAACAGCTTAACCGCATTCTTGAATCTGTACCCTGTGGTTCAGTTCTTCCCCTGCTTGTAGTGATCAGCTCATGCAATGGGGAACGCATGGAGCCTGATACTGGTATCGTCTCGGGGCTTGGTCTCAATGATATTAACAAATCAAAGATTGCAAGCttttccatagtttctattgCTAATAAGTCCCAAAAAGGACAGGAAGTTCATTTTTTCAACGATTCACGGCTAAGAGATGGGATTAAATGGCTGGCGAGCAATTCACCGCTGCAACCGAATCTTCATCATGTTAAACCTCGCGAACTGGTTCTGACCCATTTCAGTTTTTCCCTGGAGTTGCTTAAGCAGATGCCAGATCAGGAAGTTGGTCCTAACATCTGCATATCAGCCTTCAACGACGCATTGGAAACATCCCAAAGAAACATCACTTCTGCTGCTGAAGCAAATCCTATCGGTTGGCCTTGCCCCGAGACAATGTTACTCGAGGGTAATAGAAAAGAACGTCTAATGGTGCAGCGGTATCTCCCCAACCTGGACTGGAGCAGTGCAGAGAACATCGAACCACTTAATTCCGTGCTAGAGAATTGTAAGCTCCCATATTTTAAAGATGATTTGACATGGTTAACCTTAGGATGTGCTTCTCGTACTGAGATAGAGAACCATACGCAACGACTCGAGGGATGCTTAGTTGAGTACTTAACACAGAGAAGCAATCTTATGGGAGTCTCATTAGCTACCAAAGAAACAGGAGTGATGCTCGAAAGAAACACTAGACTCGAACTCCATAACTCAAGCCGCTACCATATCATCCCGAGATGGATTGGTATCTTCCAGAGGATCTTCAACTGGTGGATAATGGGTTTGTCTGATTCATCGTCTTCCTCAGCTTACGTACTGAAGTCTGATCTCACCATGTCAACTTCAAGCTACGCAGATAAATTCTTGTCTGAAGATGCATCATACCAATCTTCTCCTCCAAATATTCCATTGCTTCATGaaatgattcaaatcagttgcAGCCCCTTCAAGTCGTCTCCTCCATATGATCACAAAGGCCAGAGAGTTGTCGAATCGGTTCAGACAGAAACTCTTATTGATGATGATAGAGACATAGACGAGTCGATGTTGGAGAAGAGCAGAGAAGCTTGTGGAAGGATTGATATGATGATAACTGAGGATGATGAGTTAGCTGATGAAACCGAGAGATCATGGAGAAGTAAAGGTAAAGAAGCGGCTGAGAAGAAGACgataaaggagagagagagtgagagactaGATGAATTGTTGAAGAAATGTAACTTAGTACAGGATAGCATAGCCGAGAAGCTCTGTAtttacttttga